Proteins encoded in a region of the Longimicrobium sp. genome:
- the thpR gene encoding RNA 2',3'-cyclic phosphodiesterase, translating into MEGGRVGRLFVGIPFPAELREGLEAYLRATFGERMPGRPVPPGNWHLTLRFLGDTDAARHQALVDELRAIEPGPAFGLSLAGLGAFPRAARATVLWIGVGDGAAELRVLAAKVEAAAVRAGFAPEPKPYSPHLTLSRIQPSADLRRAIEGAEPFGGRMTVDGFVLFRSHLGGGPPRYERMLALPLG; encoded by the coding sequence ATGGAGGGAGGCAGGGTGGGGCGCTTGTTCGTCGGCATCCCCTTTCCCGCGGAGCTGCGGGAGGGGCTGGAGGCGTACCTGCGCGCCACGTTCGGCGAGCGGATGCCGGGGCGCCCTGTGCCGCCGGGCAACTGGCATCTCACCCTCCGCTTCCTCGGCGACACGGACGCGGCGCGGCATCAGGCACTCGTCGACGAGCTGCGGGCGATCGAACCGGGGCCTGCGTTCGGCCTCTCGCTCGCGGGGCTCGGCGCCTTTCCGCGCGCGGCCCGGGCCACGGTGCTCTGGATCGGCGTGGGCGACGGCGCGGCGGAGCTGCGCGTGCTCGCGGCGAAGGTCGAGGCCGCGGCGGTGCGCGCGGGATTCGCGCCGGAGCCGAAGCCGTACTCGCCGCACCTGACGCTGAGCCGCATCCAGCCGTCCGCCGACCTCCGCCGCGCGATCGAAGGCGCGGAGCCGTTCGGCGGGCGGATGACGGTCGATGGATTCGTCCTGTTCCGCAGCCACCTGGGCGGTGGCCCGCCGCGCTACGAGCGGATGCTGGCGCTGCCGCTCGGCTGA
- a CDS encoding 4a-hydroxytetrahydrobiopterin dehydratase, with amino-acid sequence MERYPDEKVADLLKSRLPEWTLEQVYIVRTYDTGDWQRTTMLAGAIAYLGEKAFHHPDLFLSYPRLKVLLTTHDAGGITERDIALAEKIEEIATWKPDFEVFKEAKSWF; translated from the coding sequence ATGGAACGCTATCCCGACGAGAAGGTGGCCGACCTGCTGAAGAGCCGGCTTCCGGAATGGACGCTGGAGCAGGTCTACATCGTCCGCACCTACGACACGGGCGACTGGCAGCGCACGACCATGCTGGCCGGCGCCATCGCCTACCTGGGCGAGAAGGCCTTCCATCACCCCGACCTGTTCCTGAGCTACCCGCGGCTGAAGGTGCTGCTGACCACGCACGACGCCGGCGGCATCACCGAGCGCGACATCGCCCTGGCCGAGAAGATCGAGGAGATCGCCACCTGGAAGCCGGACTTCGAGGTGTTCAAAGAGGCGAAGAGCTGGTTCTGA
- a CDS encoding SDR family NAD(P)-dependent oxidoreductase, with product MQLEGRVALITGAGEGIGRAAAKMLAKEGARIGALGRTRDDLDSVVKEIEKDGGKATVLLADISKADEMEAAVKQLVDAYGRIDVVFANAGVNGVWAPIEELKPEEWEQTIAINLTGTFLTIKYAVPHLKKQGGSVVITSSVNGTRIFSNTGATAYSSTKAAQVAMGKMLALELAPSKVRVNIICPGAIETEIDENTEKRDLEKVKMPVEFPETHQPLTRGPGSAEQVARLVLFLASDASDHITGTEMWIDGGESLLKG from the coding sequence ATGCAGCTCGAGGGGCGGGTGGCGCTGATCACGGGCGCGGGCGAGGGGATCGGGCGCGCGGCGGCGAAGATGCTGGCGAAGGAGGGCGCGCGGATCGGCGCGCTGGGCCGCACGCGCGACGACCTGGATTCGGTGGTGAAGGAGATCGAGAAGGACGGCGGGAAGGCCACCGTCCTCCTGGCCGACATCAGCAAGGCCGACGAGATGGAGGCCGCCGTGAAGCAGCTGGTGGACGCGTACGGCCGCATCGACGTCGTCTTCGCCAACGCGGGGGTGAACGGCGTGTGGGCGCCCATCGAGGAGCTGAAGCCCGAGGAGTGGGAGCAGACCATCGCCATCAACCTTACCGGCACCTTCCTGACCATCAAGTACGCCGTTCCGCATCTCAAGAAGCAGGGCGGCTCGGTGGTCATCACCAGCTCGGTGAACGGAACGCGCATCTTCAGCAACACCGGCGCGACGGCGTACTCGTCCACCAAGGCCGCGCAGGTGGCGATGGGGAAGATGCTGGCGCTGGAGCTCGCGCCGAGCAAGGTGCGGGTGAACATCATCTGCCCGGGGGCGATCGAGACCGAGATCGACGAGAATACCGAGAAGCGCGACCTGGAGAAGGTGAAGATGCCGGTGGAGTTCCCGGAGACCCACCAGCCGCTCACGCGGGGCCCCGGAAGCGCCGAGCAGGTGGCACGTCTGGTGCTGTTCCTGGCCTCCGACGCGAGCGATCACATCACCGGCACGGAGATGTGGATCGACGGCGGCGAGTCGCTGTTGAAGGGATGA
- a CDS encoding OsmC family protein, with the protein MKITLLSDDRIRVDGGAGPMSVEAESAEMTYSPYHMLASGLATCTLSVLHAWATNAKLPADGLALEVGWTFVEDPHRVGSMQVEIEWPGLPANRLAAAKRVADLCTVKATFAHPPAISTDVKAEARAA; encoded by the coding sequence ATGAAGATCACCCTCCTTTCCGACGACCGCATCCGCGTGGACGGCGGCGCCGGGCCCATGTCGGTCGAGGCCGAGTCGGCGGAGATGACCTACTCGCCCTACCACATGCTGGCGAGCGGACTGGCCACCTGCACCCTCTCCGTCCTCCACGCGTGGGCCACGAACGCCAAGCTCCCCGCCGACGGCTTGGCGCTGGAGGTGGGATGGACCTTCGTGGAAGACCCGCACCGCGTGGGCTCGATGCAGGTGGAGATCGAGTGGCCGGGGCTCCCCGCGAACCGGCTCGCGGCGGCGAAGCGCGTGGCCGACCTGTGCACGGTGAAGGCGACGTTCGCGCATCCGCCCGCCATCTCCACCGACGTGAAGGCGGAGGCGAGGGCGGCATGA
- a CDS encoding DUF393 domain-containing protein, producing MTIPVVRFVFGGQEADAVGSGRPWTVVYDGQCKVCGRLVKLLRKWDTRQEIEPIPFQNTSVLIRFPWIPAEAYAQAMQLVGPGGQTWQGGYAIEQLLKILPYGGMLGWAFKVPFFGELFNRFYRWFARNRYKFGCGEHCALRPQQLDFGDQDSMAA from the coding sequence ATGACCATTCCCGTGGTGCGCTTCGTGTTCGGCGGGCAGGAGGCCGACGCCGTGGGCAGCGGGCGGCCGTGGACGGTGGTGTACGACGGCCAGTGCAAGGTGTGCGGCCGCCTGGTGAAGCTCCTGCGCAAGTGGGACACGCGGCAGGAGATCGAGCCCATCCCGTTCCAGAACACCTCGGTGCTCATCCGCTTCCCGTGGATCCCCGCCGAGGCGTACGCGCAGGCGATGCAGCTGGTCGGGCCGGGCGGACAGACGTGGCAGGGCGGCTACGCCATCGAGCAGCTGCTGAAGATCCTTCCGTACGGCGGGATGCTGGGGTGGGCGTTCAAGGTCCCGTTCTTCGGCGAGCTGTTCAACCGCTTCTACCGCTGGTTCGCGCGCAACCGCTACAAGTTCGGCTGCGGCGAGCACTGCGCCCTCCGCCCCCAGCAGCTCGACTTCGGCGACCAGGATTCGATGGCGGCGTGA